A stretch of Gemmatimonadaceae bacterium DNA encodes these proteins:
- a CDS encoding SDR family oxidoreductase, which produces MTSEFSGRVAFITGGASGLGRAAAHQLAAQGALVAIADVQLDAAESLVRELAAGGAQAIAVGCDVRDDRAVEIAVSTTVARFGRMDIAINAAGIGGPEVRTAEYAPDDWNRVIDVNLNGVWRCMRYEIPAMLAVGGGAIVNVASVAGLIGFPRHPAYAASKHGVVGLTKTAALEYGRKGLRINALCPGFTLTPMVQQMIDAGLPQEALASRVPLGRLGTADEVAAAALFLCSAAGAFMSGHALAIDGGIVAG; this is translated from the coding sequence ATGACATCTGAATTCTCCGGACGCGTCGCCTTCATCACCGGCGGCGCGTCCGGCCTTGGTCGTGCTGCAGCTCACCAGTTGGCAGCGCAGGGCGCGCTGGTGGCCATTGCCGACGTGCAGCTGGACGCGGCCGAATCACTCGTGCGTGAACTCGCGGCCGGTGGTGCGCAGGCGATCGCCGTAGGATGTGATGTCCGCGATGATCGCGCCGTGGAGATTGCGGTGTCCACTACCGTGGCGCGCTTCGGCCGCATGGACATTGCCATCAATGCGGCCGGCATCGGCGGACCTGAGGTGAGAACCGCTGAGTACGCACCGGACGACTGGAATCGCGTGATTGACGTGAATCTGAATGGCGTGTGGCGGTGCATGCGATACGAGATTCCGGCGATGCTTGCGGTGGGCGGTGGCGCCATCGTGAACGTGGCGTCGGTCGCGGGACTGATTGGATTCCCGCGGCATCCCGCCTATGCCGCCAGCAAGCATGGCGTCGTAGGGCTCACCAAGACCGCGGCGCTGGAATACGGTCGCAAGGGACTGCGCATCAATGCGCTGTGCCCGGGCTTCACGTTGACACCGATGGTGCAGCAGATGATTGACGCGGGGCTGCCGCAGGAAGCGTTGGCCTCGCGCGTGCCACTGGGTCGACTGGGGACGGCCGACGAAGTGGCGGCGGCGGCGCTGTTTCTTTGCTCGGCCGCTGGCGCGTTCATGAGTGGACACGCGCTGGCGATTGATGGCGGGATTGTCGCGGGCTGA
- a CDS encoding DoxX family protein, translated as MSVPAVLQIFVGLGLLNVWLVRSGRSTPYRGGSARSLKEEFAAYGLPDSARLMVGALKVIAGIILLAGLWWPLPVRLAAGVVAALMCGAIAMHIKVKDAAMKSLPAILMLVMSLGIVALR; from the coding sequence ATTTCAGTGCCCGCAGTGCTGCAGATCTTCGTCGGTTTGGGGCTGCTGAACGTCTGGCTCGTTCGTTCTGGACGCAGCACGCCCTATCGCGGAGGCAGCGCGAGGTCGCTCAAGGAGGAATTCGCTGCGTACGGATTGCCGGATTCCGCGCGCTTGATGGTTGGCGCGCTCAAAGTCATCGCCGGCATCATCCTGTTGGCCGGGCTCTGGTGGCCACTGCCAGTGCGCCTGGCGGCCGGCGTGGTGGCTGCGCTCATGTGCGGCGCCATCGCGATGCACATCAAGGTGAAGGACGCCGCGATGAAATCGCTGCCGGCGATTCTGATGCTGGTGATGAGCCTGGGGATTGTCGCGCTGCGATAA
- a CDS encoding redoxin domain-containing protein yields MNEKGSLAVLCSATLGAQAAPMLGPIDGKDLPPTEIERVTMGATAPDFTLAKFGGGTATLSSLGGKKNVDLVFYHGYWCPFCGPHSRSCARCSMSRSRRKRNC; encoded by the coding sequence TTGAACGAAAAGGGGTCCCTCGCGGTGCTCTGTTCGGCAACGCTTGGCGCGCAGGCCGCGCCGATGTTGGGGCCGATAGACGGCAAGGACCTGCCTCCGACTGAAATCGAGCGGGTCACGATGGGTGCAACGGCCCCGGACTTCACGCTGGCCAAATTTGGCGGCGGCACCGCGACACTCTCCTCACTGGGTGGCAAGAAGAACGTGGACTTGGTGTTCTACCACGGATACTGGTGTCCGTTCTGCGGGCCCCACTCAAGGAGCTGCGCACGCTGCTCGATGAGCCGCTCAAGAAGGAAACGGAACTGCTGA
- a CDS encoding P1 family peptidase: MRLGVRATLLLTCAAACASVVRAQQPSPVRARDLGIPFIGVPGRHNAITDVPGVEVGYATLIQGTGAWKRGAGPVRTGVTVVLPKGKTDLSYNAGYFIFNGDGEMTGLPYIHDYGRSGGPIGITNTNSVGVVRDAIGVWLHQRFGAGSPSDFSFGLPVVGETWDGFLNEINGAHVKPAHVFSALDGATGGPLAEGSVGGGTGMMSYYLKAGTGTASRTITIGAATYTVGVLVQANLGRLEDLVIAGVPVGPELADLEPIEKPTEDGSIIIVIGTDAPLSGAQLNLVAKRAALGMGRTGTRGESGSGDLFVAFSTISGAYDSTTRTTTTRTLSKQSLNPVFRATVDATEEAIVNSLVAAKDMDGLNGNRVFALPHERLRAVLRKFNRLTR; the protein is encoded by the coding sequence ATGCGCCTCGGGGTCCGTGCTACCCTGCTCCTCACATGTGCGGCCGCGTGTGCGTCGGTGGTGCGCGCGCAGCAGCCATCCCCCGTCCGAGCGCGCGATCTGGGGATTCCGTTCATCGGCGTACCGGGGCGGCACAACGCCATCACCGACGTGCCCGGTGTTGAGGTCGGGTATGCAACGCTGATCCAAGGCACCGGCGCGTGGAAGCGAGGCGCAGGCCCCGTCCGGACGGGGGTCACAGTCGTACTTCCTAAGGGCAAGACCGACCTGTCGTACAACGCGGGCTACTTCATCTTCAATGGCGATGGGGAGATGACCGGACTGCCTTACATCCACGATTACGGGCGCAGCGGGGGCCCGATCGGGATCACCAATACGAACAGCGTCGGCGTGGTCCGCGACGCGATTGGCGTCTGGCTTCACCAGCGATTCGGCGCCGGCAGCCCGTCAGACTTCTCGTTCGGCCTGCCGGTCGTGGGCGAGACCTGGGACGGCTTTCTGAACGAGATCAACGGCGCCCACGTGAAGCCGGCGCACGTCTTCTCCGCACTCGACGGCGCTACGGGCGGTCCGCTGGCCGAAGGCAGTGTGGGAGGGGGCACTGGAATGATGTCGTACTATCTTAAGGCGGGAACCGGCACCGCCTCGCGGACGATTACGATCGGCGCCGCGACCTACACGGTGGGCGTGCTGGTGCAGGCGAATCTCGGCCGCTTGGAAGACCTGGTGATCGCCGGCGTGCCCGTGGGGCCCGAGTTGGCGGATCTGGAACCGATTGAGAAGCCGACGGAAGACGGGTCGATCATCATTGTGATCGGCACCGATGCGCCGCTGTCCGGGGCGCAGCTGAACTTAGTGGCCAAGCGAGCCGCATTGGGTATGGGACGAACGGGCACGCGCGGTGAGAGCGGTTCGGGTGATCTCTTCGTCGCGTTCTCAACCATCAGCGGGGCGTACGACTCCACCACGCGGACAACGACGACCCGGACGCTTTCGAAGCAGAGTCTCAATCCGGTGTTTCGTGCAACGGTCGACGCCACCGAAGAGGCCATCGTCAACAGCCTCGTCGCGGCGAAGGACATGGACGGCCTGAATGGGAATCGGGTCTTTGCGCTGCCCCATGAGCGGCTGCGAGCGGTGTTGCGCAAATTCAATCGACTCACACGATAG
- a CDS encoding glycerol-3-phosphate dehydrogenase/oxidase encodes MRGPLAVAARQATLATLAAESFDLVVIDGGITGAGVAREAALSGLRVALLERDDFASGTSSRSSRLIHGGVRYLEHGHFSLVFESSRERRLLLTLAPHLVRPLAFTWPVYRGARVPRWKVRAGLLLYDALALFRNVHRHVGLNADGVLNLEPALADNGLVGGARYWDASTDDARLTLASAIAAREGGAHVANHLTVTGGVRTGPGARLTGVSVEDRLSGQWFTVAGRMVVNATGPWSDATAALTGAAHGTHIRGSAGTHIAVPRNRLGNNDAVTLVSPVDGRVMFVLPAGVHAIIGTTERPSRRGPDDIRATEQDVTYLLRTANARFPNAQLTMDDVISAWAGIRPLASMRAGERSANTASREHAIAHRDDGLVSVTGGKLTTFRAMSRDVLQHAITELVRAGGAAHAASPRSALEPLPGGDMLSRASVIHDAREAVHDAAVSERLALAYGSRWRNVWSYAQRDPSLARRLVDDLPYLLAEVPHAVEREMACTLADVLIRRTHIAFETRDHGRGAAKRIAPLMAVLLQWSTTDMDGQLSAYDADVERLFGIDLV; translated from the coding sequence ATGCGGGGACCGTTGGCCGTGGCCGCGCGGCAGGCGACCCTGGCAACGCTGGCCGCCGAGTCGTTCGACCTGGTGGTGATCGACGGTGGCATCACCGGTGCCGGCGTGGCGCGGGAGGCGGCGCTGTCCGGATTGCGGGTGGCACTCCTCGAGCGAGACGATTTCGCCAGCGGCACGTCCAGCCGCTCGTCACGGCTGATTCACGGTGGCGTGCGCTATCTCGAGCACGGCCACTTCTCCCTGGTGTTTGAATCAAGCCGGGAACGCCGGTTGTTGTTGACACTGGCGCCGCATCTCGTGCGACCACTGGCCTTCACCTGGCCGGTGTATCGTGGCGCGCGCGTGCCGCGGTGGAAAGTGCGCGCGGGTTTGTTGCTGTACGATGCGCTCGCGCTATTCAGGAATGTGCATCGTCACGTGGGACTGAACGCCGACGGCGTGCTGAATTTGGAGCCGGCACTCGCCGACAACGGTCTCGTCGGCGGCGCCCGCTACTGGGACGCCTCCACCGACGACGCCCGACTGACCCTGGCCAGCGCGATCGCCGCGCGCGAAGGCGGAGCACATGTGGCCAATCATCTGACGGTGACGGGTGGTGTGCGCACAGGCCCCGGCGCGCGCCTCACCGGCGTGTCCGTCGAAGACCGTCTCAGCGGACAATGGTTCACGGTGGCGGGGCGCATGGTGGTGAACGCCACGGGCCCGTGGAGCGACGCAACGGCGGCGCTGACCGGCGCGGCGCATGGCACGCATATCCGGGGTTCCGCCGGAACGCACATTGCCGTTCCACGCAATCGATTGGGCAACAACGATGCCGTGACCCTGGTGTCACCTGTCGATGGTCGCGTGATGTTCGTGTTGCCGGCGGGTGTCCATGCCATCATCGGCACCACCGAACGCCCGTCGCGGCGTGGTCCCGACGATATTCGCGCGACCGAGCAGGACGTGACCTACCTGCTGCGCACGGCAAACGCGCGGTTTCCGAATGCGCAGCTCACGATGGACGATGTGATCTCGGCATGGGCCGGCATTCGTCCGCTGGCGAGCATGCGGGCCGGCGAACGTTCGGCCAATACGGCCTCGCGCGAACACGCCATTGCCCACCGCGACGACGGTCTGGTGAGTGTCACCGGTGGCAAGCTGACCACCTTTCGCGCCATGTCCCGAGACGTACTGCAGCACGCGATCACCGAGTTGGTGCGGGCCGGCGGCGCGGCGCATGCGGCATCCCCTCGCAGCGCGCTGGAGCCACTCCCCGGTGGCGACATGCTGTCGCGCGCATCGGTCATTCACGACGCGCGCGAAGCCGTCCACGACGCCGCCGTCAGCGAACGACTGGCGCTGGCCTACGGCAGTCGCTGGCGCAACGTCTGGAGCTACGCGCAACGCGATCCGTCATTGGCGCGGCGGTTGGTGGACGACCTCCCGTATCTGCTGGCCGAAGTGCCGCATGCGGTGGAGCGTGAGATGGCGTGCACACTGGCCGACGTGTTGATCCGTCGCACCCACATTGCGTTCGAAACGCGCGATCACGGGCGTGGAGCGGCGAAACGAATTGCGCCACTCATGGCGGTGCTGCTGCAGTGGAGCACGACCGACATGGACGGGCAGCTCTCTGCGTATGACGCCGACGTGGAGCGGTTGTTCGGCATCGACTTGGTCTGA
- a CDS encoding DUF4198 domain-containing protein has product MSPNTAVRMPVLNGTFSRSENSIEWERVADLAVLSPAGRARMDSARWDTRTDTSWLSVTTGSTGTYVVGLSTRPREFRLEAKEFNQYLADDGIPDVLAARRANGLLTSAARERYSKHIKTIFQVGETRSTGWQTVLGYPAELVPLENPYALATGQTLRLRCLVDGKPVANQLVLVGGRVGAVGDVRLASRSLRSASDGTVTVPLDRAGRWYVKFIHMVPVTDGKVDYESKWATLTFEVRGAR; this is encoded by the coding sequence GTGTCGCCGAACACCGCCGTGCGGATGCCGGTGCTCAACGGCACGTTCTCGCGAAGCGAGAACTCCATCGAGTGGGAGCGGGTGGCCGACCTTGCCGTCCTCTCGCCCGCCGGGCGCGCCCGCATGGACAGCGCCCGATGGGATACGCGCACCGATACCTCGTGGCTGAGCGTCACGACGGGATCAACAGGCACGTACGTGGTGGGCTTGTCCACGCGGCCGCGGGAATTCCGATTGGAGGCCAAGGAGTTCAACCAGTATCTCGCGGACGATGGCATTCCGGATGTGCTCGCCGCTCGGCGGGCAAACGGACTGCTCACGTCGGCGGCGCGCGAGCGGTACTCGAAGCATATCAAGACCATCTTTCAGGTGGGTGAAACGCGCTCGACCGGCTGGCAAACGGTGCTGGGCTACCCGGCCGAACTGGTGCCGCTGGAAAACCCGTATGCACTCGCGACGGGTCAGACGTTGCGGCTCCGCTGTCTGGTGGATGGCAAGCCCGTCGCCAATCAGCTGGTGCTGGTTGGTGGACGAGTTGGCGCGGTTGGCGACGTGCGTCTGGCCAGTCGTAGTCTGCGTTCGGCAAGCGATGGCACGGTGACCGTGCCACTGGATCGCGCTGGCCGCTGGTATGTGAAGTTCATTCACATGGTCCCGGTCACTGACGGCAAGGTGGACTACGAATCGAAGTGGGCAACGCTCACGTTTGAGGTGCGAGGGGCGCGGTGA
- a CDS encoding DoxX family protein: protein MLSILVFLGYGLLCLFSDGMVEEFRRYGLSQFRRLVGSLEVVGALGLMTGFVVQPITVLSATGLSVLMFFAVLVRLRVRDTVFHTLPALVLLLANLFIAGNARGWP, encoded by the coding sequence GTGCTATCGATCCTGGTGTTCCTCGGGTATGGTCTCCTTTGCCTTTTTTCTGATGGGATGGTGGAGGAGTTCCGTCGCTATGGCCTGAGCCAGTTTCGCCGTCTTGTCGGGTCGCTTGAGGTCGTCGGCGCGCTTGGCCTGATGACGGGATTTGTCGTCCAACCAATCACCGTGCTCAGCGCTACCGGATTGAGTGTGTTGATGTTCTTTGCCGTACTGGTTCGCTTGCGGGTGCGTGACACTGTGTTTCACACACTGCCTGCGCTGGTGTTGCTGCTCGCGAATCTATTTATCGCTGGTAACGCGCGTGGCTGGCCGTGA
- a CDS encoding thioredoxin family protein gives MTIRTLEVVAHTAIRRFTPVQEMLISTAALVAALSTWSGTATAQSRVPSNDPSPHSEIALIGEHKSVRPGTRATVALRVTMDAGWHTYWTNAGDAGFAIAAQWKAPAGVTISALQLPTPKLLPQPPLMSYGYEDELVVLADVDVPASTPVGSTVRLSAKADWLVCAEICLPASGDVALELPVRAQEPTATRWASSIQATRDRLVRPSTNWTLSARPTRDGYALVAQIPADVMRALRAPYFIADSMTVVNHSAEQRVLVSRDTLRMEIVRSAIKSAAPARLQGVVLGDVATGSPGWHIDVELSSVTPTVVAQTVFPDGATVQRTGGANMAVAARVAPTAEREGIVGLLLAMGAALLGGLLLNLMPCVFPVLSVKILSLVERGGADAREGRRHAMVFTVGVLSTFWALAGVLLLLRAGGTQLGWGFQLQSPAVVTVLALVLFALALNLSGVFVLGAGLTRLGAVGGGARYYDSFLTGLMAVVVATPCTAPFMGAALGFALTQSAVAGMAVFTALGLGLALPYIVFASSPQLMRRLPKPGAWLETLKQLLAFPMYATVVWLLWVLGRQAGTDIMSMALLATVLVALTAWLAGRAQYSGRHGLGTMALIAVGVSIVAGGYVVGSQPVEVRAQSVPQGWEPFTVARVEEARREGRAIFVDFTAAWCLSCQVNERVALHSASVERAFVDGNVLLLRADWTSRDPEITKALATFGRSGVPLYVMYPRTAGAAAEVLPAVLTSGIVTDAVTRATAAGAP, from the coding sequence GTGACCATACGCACGCTTGAGGTTGTAGCACACACCGCGATCCGCCGGTTCACCCCGGTGCAGGAAATGTTGATATCGACCGCGGCGCTCGTTGCGGCACTGAGCACGTGGAGCGGAACGGCGACGGCGCAGTCGAGGGTGCCAAGCAATGATCCGAGTCCGCACAGCGAGATTGCCCTGATTGGCGAGCACAAAAGCGTGCGCCCGGGAACACGGGCCACGGTGGCACTGCGCGTGACCATGGACGCCGGCTGGCACACGTACTGGACCAACGCCGGCGACGCAGGCTTCGCGATTGCCGCGCAGTGGAAGGCGCCGGCCGGCGTGACCATATCCGCGCTGCAGCTTCCCACGCCCAAGTTGTTGCCGCAGCCGCCGTTGATGAGCTACGGGTATGAGGACGAGCTGGTGGTGCTTGCGGATGTCGACGTGCCCGCATCGACTCCGGTGGGATCGACGGTGCGGCTGTCGGCAAAGGCCGATTGGCTGGTGTGTGCGGAGATCTGTCTGCCCGCCAGCGGGGACGTGGCCCTCGAACTTCCGGTCCGTGCGCAGGAACCGACCGCCACTCGCTGGGCGTCGTCCATTCAGGCCACGCGCGACCGGTTGGTCCGTCCGTCCACCAACTGGACCCTCAGCGCGCGACCAACGCGCGACGGGTACGCACTCGTAGCACAAATTCCCGCCGATGTCATGCGGGCGTTGCGCGCCCCGTACTTCATCGCCGATTCGATGACGGTGGTGAATCATTCGGCCGAACAGCGCGTGCTGGTGTCTCGCGACACGTTGCGTATGGAGATTGTCCGGTCGGCCATCAAGTCCGCTGCGCCCGCGCGGCTGCAGGGCGTGGTGCTGGGAGACGTCGCCACTGGTTCACCCGGGTGGCACATCGATGTCGAGCTGTCGAGTGTCACGCCAACGGTCGTTGCGCAAACGGTGTTCCCGGACGGTGCCACCGTTCAGCGCACCGGCGGCGCCAACATGGCCGTGGCGGCACGCGTCGCGCCGACCGCAGAGCGAGAAGGGATTGTGGGTTTGCTGCTGGCGATGGGCGCGGCGCTGCTGGGCGGACTGCTGCTCAACTTGATGCCGTGTGTGTTTCCGGTGCTTTCGGTAAAGATTCTTTCGCTGGTGGAACGTGGCGGCGCCGATGCGCGCGAAGGTCGACGCCACGCCATGGTGTTCACGGTCGGCGTGCTGTCCACGTTCTGGGCATTGGCCGGTGTGCTGCTGCTGCTCCGCGCCGGTGGCACGCAATTGGGGTGGGGATTTCAGTTGCAGTCGCCCGCGGTGGTAACGGTGCTGGCGCTGGTGTTGTTCGCGCTGGCCCTCAACCTGAGCGGTGTATTCGTGTTGGGAGCGGGGCTCACGCGTTTGGGCGCGGTGGGCGGCGGCGCGCGATACTACGATTCGTTTCTCACCGGGCTGATGGCGGTGGTGGTGGCCACGCCGTGTACAGCGCCCTTCATGGGAGCGGCATTGGGATTCGCCCTCACGCAGTCGGCGGTGGCCGGAATGGCCGTGTTCACCGCGCTGGGGTTGGGGCTGGCGCTGCCGTACATCGTGTTCGCATCCAGTCCGCAACTCATGCGGCGACTGCCGAAGCCTGGGGCGTGGCTGGAGACGTTGAAGCAGCTGCTGGCGTTCCCGATGTATGCGACGGTGGTGTGGTTGTTGTGGGTGCTGGGCCGTCAGGCCGGCACGGACATCATGTCGATGGCGTTGCTGGCAACGGTACTGGTAGCGCTGACCGCGTGGTTGGCCGGCCGCGCACAGTACTCGGGTCGGCATGGACTGGGCACGATGGCGTTGATCGCCGTGGGCGTGTCCATCGTCGCTGGTGGCTATGTGGTGGGGTCGCAGCCGGTGGAAGTGCGCGCGCAATCGGTGCCACAGGGATGGGAGCCGTTCACGGTGGCTCGCGTTGAAGAAGCCCGTCGCGAAGGCCGAGCGATCTTCGTGGACTTCACCGCGGCCTGGTGCCTGTCGTGTCAGGTCAACGAGCGCGTGGCGCTGCACTCGGCGTCGGTTGAACGCGCGTTTGTCGACGGCAACGTGTTGCTGTTACGGGCCGACTGGACGTCGCGCGATCCGGAGATCACCAAGGCGCTCGCCACATTTGGGCGGAGCGGTGTGCCGCTGTACGTGATGTACCCGCGCACGGCGGGCGCGGCGGCGGAGGTCCTGCCGGCGGTGCTTACGTCGGGTATCGTTACGGACGCAGTGACGAGAGCCACCGCGGCTGGGGCGCCCTAG
- a CDS encoding type II toxin-antitoxin system VapC family toxin: MVLDASVVVELVLASQAGTAAMARLVADNALLHAPELLDIEVLHVLRRAALLGQLTPQRAEQAIGVLESLPLTRHPHAPLRRRCWQLRANFSAYDAAYVALAEGLGARLMTRDARIARAPGLGAVVELV, translated from the coding sequence ATCGTCCTCGACGCGTCCGTCGTGGTGGAGCTGGTGCTGGCGTCCCAAGCCGGCACTGCCGCAATGGCGCGACTCGTCGCCGACAACGCGCTATTGCACGCACCGGAGTTGCTGGACATCGAGGTACTGCATGTGCTGCGTCGGGCGGCATTGCTGGGCCAGCTCACGCCGCAGCGCGCCGAACAGGCCATTGGGGTGCTGGAGTCACTGCCGCTCACGCGGCATCCCCATGCGCCGCTGCGGCGCCGATGTTGGCAGCTGCGCGCCAACTTCTCCGCGTATGATGCCGCATACGTGGCGTTGGCCGAGGGATTGGGTGCGCGGTTGATGACGCGGGATGCGCGAATCGCCCGTGCGCCGGGACTGGGGGCGGTGGTGGAGCTCGTGTAG
- a CDS encoding CocE/NonD family hydrolase: protein MELDPHTENPLVSRIARTLFAALGLTIAASSHLPAQGGPLPDSIKARRWALEKELQSLAVIDRKVMITMRGGVHIPADIYRPKDASKTYPAIWVRTPYNFNFWDVQNGVPRDMTAILTAIKRGYAWVDMQERGHFFAEGNYDILGAPLSDGEDELTYLTKQSWSNGKIGTTGCSSTAEWQPAVAALGHPGFAAMNVQGFGAGVGKVGPYYEMGNWYRGGAVQMLFIDWLMGEQNQIRPMLPKGLSQAELIRVSKSFDLAQRLPPVDWDKAFNHLPVMDLIKNVDGPNGIFADSMPVATGGAMIKRTPNDPAWYKGGLWHENMPINIPGLWFMSWYDVSVGPNLAMYNHVRNTAKGGAGAQQWAVIAPVGHCSYTRATDHTIVGERDMGDARLGYQDIMYAFFDRFLKGDASSKTLDTMPKVRYFLMGANQWKSSDTWPPKGASPMTFHLGSKGNANTLNGDGVLSLTPSKTNTPDKFAYDPMNPVKSHGGNVCCQGNAVVAGSLDQSKVEERPDILVYTTEPFKEGVELSGPIIPTLYVSSDAKDTDFTVKILDVYPDGRAYNLDESIQRMRYRDGYDKPPVMMKRDSVYKVTLQPLNTSNYFAPGHRLRIEVSSSNFPRFDRNLNTGGKNYDETQGVVAHNVVHHSTKYPSTIAITVVKPTPTIVP, encoded by the coding sequence ATGGAGTTGGACCCTCACACGGAGAATCCGCTCGTGTCCAGAATCGCGCGCACATTGTTCGCCGCCCTCGGCCTCACCATCGCCGCATCGTCCCACCTTCCGGCGCAGGGCGGCCCCCTTCCCGACAGCATCAAGGCCAGACGATGGGCCCTTGAAAAGGAATTGCAGTCGCTCGCGGTGATCGATCGGAAAGTGATGATCACCATGCGCGGTGGCGTTCACATTCCGGCCGACATCTATCGCCCGAAGGACGCGTCGAAAACGTATCCCGCCATCTGGGTACGGACGCCGTACAACTTCAACTTCTGGGATGTGCAGAATGGCGTGCCGCGCGACATGACCGCCATTCTCACAGCCATCAAACGCGGCTATGCGTGGGTGGACATGCAGGAGCGCGGTCATTTCTTCGCCGAAGGCAACTACGACATCCTTGGTGCGCCGCTGTCGGATGGCGAGGACGAGCTGACGTATCTCACGAAACAGTCGTGGTCGAACGGCAAGATCGGCACCACAGGGTGCTCGTCGACCGCGGAGTGGCAACCGGCCGTGGCCGCGTTGGGACACCCGGGATTCGCTGCGATGAACGTGCAGGGATTCGGCGCCGGCGTGGGCAAGGTTGGCCCGTACTACGAAATGGGCAACTGGTATCGCGGTGGTGCCGTGCAGATGCTGTTCATCGACTGGCTGATGGGCGAACAGAACCAGATTCGTCCGATGTTGCCGAAGGGACTTTCGCAGGCCGAGTTGATTCGCGTGTCGAAGTCGTTCGATCTCGCGCAGCGCTTGCCACCGGTCGATTGGGACAAGGCGTTCAATCACCTGCCGGTGATGGACCTCATCAAGAACGTCGACGGCCCGAACGGCATTTTCGCCGACTCGATGCCCGTTGCCACCGGTGGGGCGATGATCAAACGCACGCCCAATGATCCGGCGTGGTACAAAGGCGGTCTGTGGCACGAGAACATGCCCATCAACATCCCGGGACTCTGGTTCATGTCCTGGTACGACGTGTCGGTGGGGCCGAACCTGGCGATGTACAATCATGTGCGAAACACAGCCAAGGGCGGCGCGGGCGCGCAACAGTGGGCAGTCATCGCACCAGTGGGACACTGCAGCTACACGCGCGCCACCGATCATACCATTGTGGGCGAGCGCGACATGGGCGATGCGCGCCTGGGCTATCAGGATATCATGTATGCCTTCTTCGACCGCTTCCTGAAAGGCGACGCCAGCAGCAAGACGCTCGACACCATGCCCAAGGTGCGCTACTTCCTGATGGGTGCCAATCAGTGGAAGAGTTCGGATACGTGGCCGCCCAAGGGCGCGTCGCCCATGACGTTCCACCTGGGGAGCAAGGGCAACGCCAATACGCTGAATGGCGACGGCGTGTTGTCCCTGACACCTTCAAAGACGAACACGCCCGACAAGTTCGCGTATGACCCCATGAACCCCGTGAAGTCACACGGCGGCAACGTATGCTGCCAGGGGAATGCGGTGGTCGCGGGCTCCCTCGACCAGAGCAAGGTGGAAGAGCGCCCGGATATCCTGGTGTACACCACCGAACCGTTCAAGGAAGGGGTTGAGCTGAGTGGCCCGATCATTCCCACGTTGTATGTGTCGTCCGACGCCAAGGATACCGACTTTACGGTCAAGATTCTTGACGTGTATCCCGACGGCCGAGCGTATAATCTGGACGAGTCCATCCAGCGCATGCGCTATCGCGATGGCTACGACAAGCCGCCGGTGATGATGAAGAGGGACTCGGTGTACAAGGTCACCTTGCAGCCGCTGAATACCAGCAACTACTTCGCCCCGGGGCATCGGCTGCGCATCGAGGTGTCCAGCAGCAACTTCCCGCGCTTCGACCGCAATCTCAACACGGGCGGGAAGAACTACGACGAAACCCAGGGTGTGGTGGCGCACAACGTGGTGCATCACTCCACCAAGTACCCGTCGACTATCGCCATCACCGTCGTGAAGCCGACCCCAACCATCGTTCCGTAA